CTCATCCGACAATGGTCACACGGTCGAGGGGGATGGTCGCGCGGTCCCCGCTGCGGGGTCCCTCGCGGGCGGGTCGACTGTCCTAGGGTTCGACCATGGCGACACTCGACTGGGCGATGGTGGCGGCACTCGCCGGCTGGATCCTCGTCGCGACCAACCTCGCTCTGCGACTCGTCGCCCTCGGCGTCATCCCCGGCAACCGGAAGCCGTCCACGGGCGCCGCATGGCTGCTGCTCATCCTGATCGTGCCGATCCTCGGCTTCGTCATCTTCCTGCTCTTCGGGCGCACGGAGCTGGGCCGCAACCGCCACGAACGCCAGCTGCGGGCCAAGGCGAGGATCCGCGAACGCACGGGACGGCTCGCGGACGTGAAGCCGCCACCCGGCAGCCCTGACCTGGTGAGCTCGGTCGTCTCCCTCAACGACCGGCTGGGGTCGCTCCCCCTGGTCGCGGACAACGGCGTACAGGTCATCGACGACTACGACGAGGTGATCCGCCTGATGACCGAGGCGGTCACTGCAGCGCGGTCGTACATCTACGTCGAGTTCTACATCATGGCCTGGGACGACCTGACCGGGCCGTTGTTCTCCGCGATGGCTGATGCGTCCGAGCGCGGTGTGGACGTCAAGGTTCTCTTCGACCACATCGGCTCACGCGGCATCCCGGGATACAAGCAGATGCTCGCCGACCTGGATGACACCTCGATCCAGTGGCACCCGATGCTCCCGATCATGCCGCTGCGCGGTCGCTTCCGTCGGCCGGATCTGCGCAACCACCGCAAGATCGTGGTCGTGGACGGGACCGTCGGGTTCATGGGCTCGCTGAACCTCACCGAACGCGGGTACAACAAGCCCCGGAACCACAAGCTCGGTCGGCAGTGGGTCGAGTGCATGGTGCGCGTGCACGGACACGTCGTGGCGGAGCTCGAGTCCGTCTTCGCCATGGACTGGTACACCGAGACCGACCAGATCCTGGCGGTCGAGGCCCGGCAGGCCGTCCACACCACCGGACCCGACGTCGTCGACGGCGTTTCGTGCCAACTCGTGCCGAGCGGCCCCGGCTTCGTCGCGGAGAACAACCTGCGGCTGTTCACCACGCTCATCTACTCCGCGACGGAGCGCATCTCGATCACCAGCCCCTACTTCGTGCCGGACGAGTCGTTGCTGTACGCCGTCACGACGGCCGCCCAGCGGGGGATCGCCGTGGAGCTGTTCGTCAGCGAGCTGTCGGACCAGTTCATGGTCGGCCACGCCCAGGCGTCGTACTACCGCG
The DNA window shown above is from Janibacter sp. A1S7 and carries:
- the cls gene encoding cardiolipin synthase, encoding MATLDWAMVAALAGWILVATNLALRLVALGVIPGNRKPSTGAAWLLLILIVPILGFVIFLLFGRTELGRNRHERQLRAKARIRERTGRLADVKPPPGSPDLVSSVVSLNDRLGSLPLVADNGVQVIDDYDEVIRLMTEAVTAARSYIYVEFYIMAWDDLTGPLFSAMADASERGVDVKVLFDHIGSRGIPGYKQMLADLDDTSIQWHPMLPIMPLRGRFRRPDLRNHRKIVVVDGTVGFMGSLNLTERGYNKPRNHKLGRQWVECMVRVHGHVVAELESVFAMDWYTETDQILAVEARQAVHTTGPDVVDGVSCQLVPSGPGFVAENNLRLFTTLIYSATERISITSPYFVPDESLLYAVTTAAQRGIAVELFVSELSDQFMVGHAQASYYRALLEAGVRIHLYPAPYILHSKHFSIDDTVAVIGSSNMDMRSFALNYEVSLMMLGPEIVQRMRQVEDHYRAVSRELSLQEWLRRKPGLRYVDNVMRLTAALQ